A genomic window from Variovorax paradoxus includes:
- a CDS encoding CvpA family protein, which yields MALLDWIAVALIGVSMLFGLMRGLVFEVISLIGWVAAFIAAQWLASGVAAWLPFGDPQGAWRYPLAFVLVFVAVVFGVGLVAALTRKLITVVGLRPVDRILGAAFGAARGAVALLVLAVVVHLLVLSDSVWWHESRSAIVLDAALQGLKPSLPEKLASYLP from the coding sequence GTGGCCTTGCTCGACTGGATCGCCGTCGCGCTCATCGGGGTGTCGATGCTGTTCGGCCTGATGCGCGGGCTGGTGTTCGAAGTGATTTCGCTGATCGGCTGGGTGGCAGCTTTCATTGCAGCCCAGTGGCTGGCTTCTGGTGTGGCGGCATGGCTGCCGTTCGGCGATCCGCAGGGGGCGTGGCGCTATCCGCTGGCCTTCGTGCTGGTGTTCGTGGCGGTGGTGTTCGGCGTGGGCCTGGTGGCCGCGCTCACGCGCAAGTTGATCACGGTCGTGGGTCTGCGGCCGGTGGACCGGATTTTGGGAGCAGCGTTCGGAGCGGCGCGGGGTGCGGTGGCCCTGCTCGTGCTGGCCGTCGTTGTTCATTTGCTGGTGTTGAGCGACAGTGTCTGGTGGCACGAATCGCGCAGCGCCATTGTTCTCGATGCGGCATTGCAGGGCCTCAAACCCTCGCTGCCTGAAAAGTTGGCAAGCTACCTGCCCTGA
- a CDS encoding SPOR domain-containing protein — MAFFKFRTRGPQGNEGRSAPAAVPAESVETMRRRARHRLLGAAVLVLLGVIGFPLLFDTQPRPVSVDIPIEIPDRNKVKPLPVPATPAPATSTAPAAPDNSSSRVASASPSSGGMITETADGTVIDSGKPVPSTPPVAAAEPKPEPKPKPEPKPEPKPEHKPEAKPEPKPKPEAKPDPKPEAKPKPAASDDGARARALLEGKPVTTAAKPAAADEGGRFVVQVGAFADADKAREVRQKLEKAGLKTYVHVAKTADGERTRVRVGPFSSRAEADRAAEKVKGLSLSAAILTL; from the coding sequence ATGGCGTTTTTCAAGTTCCGCACGCGCGGCCCACAAGGCAACGAAGGACGCAGCGCCCCGGCCGCTGTCCCCGCGGAAAGTGTCGAAACCATGCGTCGGCGTGCGCGCCACCGGCTGCTCGGCGCAGCGGTGCTGGTGCTGCTCGGTGTGATCGGTTTTCCGCTGTTGTTCGATACGCAGCCGCGGCCCGTGTCGGTCGACATTCCCATCGAGATTCCCGATCGCAACAAGGTCAAGCCGCTGCCCGTGCCCGCCACGCCGGCACCTGCCACGAGCACCGCGCCGGCCGCGCCCGACAACAGCAGCTCGCGCGTGGCCTCGGCATCGCCCTCGTCCGGCGGCATGATCACCGAGACCGCCGACGGCACGGTGATCGACTCCGGCAAGCCCGTGCCCAGCACGCCGCCCGTCGCGGCCGCCGAGCCCAAGCCTGAACCGAAGCCCAAGCCCGAGCCCAAACCGGAGCCGAAGCCCGAACACAAGCCGGAAGCCAAACCAGAGCCCAAGCCGAAGCCCGAAGCCAAGCCGGACCCCAAGCCTGAAGCCAAGCCCAAGCCGGCTGCCTCTGATGATGGTGCCCGCGCCCGTGCGCTGCTCGAAGGCAAGCCCGTCACCACTGCCGCCAAGCCCGCCGCTGCCGATGAGGGTGGCCGCTTCGTGGTGCAGGTCGGCGCTTTCGCCGATGCCGACAAGGCGCGCGAAGTGCGCCAGAAGCTCGAAAAAGCCGGCCTCAAGACCTATGTGCACGTGGCGAAGACTGCCGATGGCGAGCGCACGCGTGTGCGTGTCGGCCCCTTCAGTTCACGTGCCGAGGCCGACCGCGCGGCGGAGAAGGTCAAGGGCTTGTCTTTGTCGGCCGCGATCCTCACGTTGTAA
- a CDS encoding ArsC family reductase has product MTTLYGIPNCDTVKRARAWLDEHGVEYTFHDFKKQGVPEAELDQWLKKPGWEALVNRKGTTWRKLDDATREGVVDAGSARAVLLANPSLIKRPVVNWGPKKPVTTGFDAESWAVNAV; this is encoded by the coding sequence ATGACAACCCTATACGGCATTCCGAACTGCGACACCGTCAAGCGCGCCCGCGCCTGGCTCGACGAACACGGCGTGGAGTACACCTTCCACGACTTCAAGAAACAGGGCGTGCCCGAAGCCGAGCTCGACCAGTGGCTGAAGAAGCCCGGCTGGGAGGCCCTGGTCAACCGCAAGGGCACCACCTGGCGCAAGCTGGACGACGCAACCCGCGAAGGCGTGGTCGACGCCGGCTCGGCCCGCGCCGTGCTGCTGGCCAACCCCAGCCTGATCAAGCGGCCGGTGGTCAACTGGGGCCCCAAAAAGCCCGTTACGACGGGATTCGACGCCGAATCCTGGGCTGTCAACGCCGTGTAA
- the folC gene encoding bifunctional tetrahydrofolate synthase/dihydrofolate synthase, whose product MPGSMETLNDWLARAEQLHPKNIELGLERAKEMAQRLGLRFGCPVITVAGTNGKGSTCAMLESILTHAGYRTAVFTSPHLVRFEERLRLKGEAVDASKLIASFEVVEKARGDMSLTYFEFTTLGILHCMIEEKPDVAILEVGLGGRLDAVNIIDTDCAVITSIDLDHMEYLGPDRESIGFEKAGILRPGKPAIVSDPMPPQSVIDHANAIGADLWRFGTDFNVSGDKQQWGWSGRGRRYSGLAYPALRGANQLINAAGVLAALEALRPQLPITAQAVRNGLAMVELPGRFQIVPGEPALVLDVAHNAHAVAALAENLDAMGFYPTTHGVFGVMADKDLAPILARIGPLIDRWYFTDLPTPRAAKAAELLASWQAQNTRTDASGSVYAGPMEALRAAIEQAGPADRIVVFGSFFTVGGVLENGTPRLQAKHLLPGG is encoded by the coding sequence ATGCCGGGCTCCATGGAAACCCTTAACGACTGGCTCGCGCGCGCCGAGCAACTCCATCCCAAGAACATCGAACTCGGACTCGAGCGCGCCAAAGAGATGGCGCAGCGCCTCGGCCTGCGCTTTGGCTGCCCCGTCATCACGGTGGCAGGCACCAACGGCAAGGGCTCGACCTGCGCCATGCTCGAATCGATCCTCACGCACGCGGGCTACCGCACGGCGGTGTTCACCTCGCCGCACCTGGTGCGCTTCGAGGAGCGGCTGCGACTCAAGGGCGAAGCTGTCGATGCTTCCAAACTGATAGCAAGCTTCGAAGTGGTGGAAAAGGCGCGCGGCGACATGTCCCTGACCTACTTCGAGTTCACCACGCTCGGCATCCTGCATTGCATGATCGAGGAAAAGCCCGACGTAGCGATCCTCGAAGTCGGCCTGGGCGGGCGGCTGGACGCGGTCAACATCATCGACACCGATTGCGCGGTCATCACCAGCATCGACCTCGACCACATGGAATACCTCGGGCCCGACCGCGAAAGCATCGGCTTCGAGAAGGCCGGCATCCTGCGCCCGGGCAAGCCCGCCATCGTGAGCGACCCGATGCCCCCGCAGAGCGTGATCGACCATGCCAACGCCATCGGCGCCGACCTCTGGCGCTTCGGGACTGACTTCAACGTGTCGGGCGACAAGCAGCAGTGGGGTTGGTCGGGCCGCGGGCGGCGCTACAGCGGGCTGGCCTATCCGGCACTGCGCGGGGCCAACCAGCTCATCAATGCGGCCGGCGTGCTTGCGGCGCTCGAAGCGCTGCGCCCGCAACTGCCGATCACGGCGCAGGCCGTGCGCAACGGGCTCGCGATGGTCGAGTTGCCGGGGCGCTTCCAGATCGTGCCGGGCGAACCGGCGCTGGTGCTCGACGTGGCGCACAACGCCCATGCCGTGGCCGCGCTGGCCGAGAACCTCGATGCGATGGGCTTCTACCCCACTACGCATGGCGTGTTCGGCGTGATGGCCGACAAGGATCTCGCTCCGATCCTGGCGCGCATCGGGCCGCTGATCGACCGCTGGTACTTCACCGACCTGCCCACCCCGCGCGCCGCCAAGGCGGCCGAACTGCTGGCCAGCTGGCAGGCGCAGAACACGCGCACCGATGCCTCGGGCAGCGTGTACGCGGGCCCGATGGAGGCGTTGCGCGCAGCCATCGAGCAGGCGGGGCCCGCTGATAGAATCGTGGTCTTCGGATCGTTCTTCACCGTGGGTGGCGTGCTCGAAAACGGCACCCCCCGGCTGCAAGCCAAACACCTGCTGCCAGGCGGCTGA
- the purF gene encoding amidophosphoribosyltransferase: MCGIVGVVSSAPVNQLLYDALLLLQHRGQDAAGIVTLLERKFFMHKAKGMVRDVFRTRNMRALPGNVGLGQVRYPTAGNAYSEEEAQPFYVNAPFGIVLVHNGNLTNAHALRSELFSTDHRHTNTESDSEVLLNVLAHELERSSRGVPLHPAEVFAAVKNMHKRLRGSYAVVSLIAGHGLLAFRDPYGIRPLCMGRSADGTVMVASESVALEGSGHVFERNINPGEAVFIDLEGNVHSMQCAEAPTLNPCIFEFVYLARPDSVLDGISVYQARLNLGETLAKRVVSTVPPNQIDVIIPIPESSRPSATQLAHLLGVPYREGFVKNRYVGRTFIMPGQGVRKKSVRQKLNVIASEFKGRNVLLVDDSIVRGTTSREIVQMARDAGARKVYLASAAPPVRYPNVYGIDMPTKDELVAHDRTVEEIRELIGCDALIYQDVDAMKRAIGSLNTKLDGFDASCFDGVYVTGDIDTDAISRMNGNRPRVEETEEDSSRLALPNHSE; this comes from the coding sequence ATGTGTGGAATCGTCGGCGTTGTCAGCAGCGCACCCGTCAATCAGCTGCTCTATGACGCGCTGCTGCTCCTGCAGCATCGCGGCCAGGATGCCGCTGGCATCGTGACCTTGCTTGAACGCAAGTTCTTCATGCACAAGGCCAAGGGCATGGTCCGCGACGTGTTCCGCACGCGCAACATGCGTGCGCTGCCGGGCAATGTGGGCCTGGGCCAGGTGCGCTACCCGACCGCCGGCAATGCGTACAGCGAGGAAGAGGCCCAGCCCTTCTACGTGAACGCGCCGTTCGGCATCGTGCTCGTGCACAACGGCAACCTGACCAACGCGCATGCGCTGCGTTCGGAGCTGTTCTCCACCGACCACCGCCACACCAACACCGAGAGCGACTCCGAAGTGCTGCTCAACGTGCTGGCGCACGAACTGGAGCGCTCCTCGCGCGGCGTGCCGCTGCATCCGGCCGAAGTGTTCGCCGCGGTCAAGAACATGCACAAGCGCCTGCGCGGCTCGTACGCCGTGGTATCGCTGATTGCCGGCCACGGCCTGCTTGCTTTCCGCGACCCGTACGGCATTCGCCCGCTGTGCATGGGCCGCAGCGCCGACGGCACCGTGATGGTGGCGAGCGAATCGGTCGCGCTGGAAGGCTCGGGCCATGTGTTCGAGCGCAACATCAACCCCGGCGAGGCCGTGTTCATCGACCTCGAGGGCAACGTGCATTCGATGCAGTGCGCCGAAGCGCCGACGCTGAACCCCTGCATCTTCGAATTCGTGTACCTCGCGCGTCCGGACTCGGTGCTCGACGGCATCTCGGTCTACCAGGCGCGCCTGAACCTCGGCGAGACGCTGGCCAAGCGCGTGGTGTCGACCGTGCCGCCGAACCAGATCGACGTGATCATCCCGATTCCCGAGTCGAGCCGCCCGAGCGCCACGCAGCTCGCGCACCTGCTGGGCGTGCCATACCGCGAAGGCTTCGTGAAGAACCGCTACGTCGGCCGCACCTTCATCATGCCGGGGCAGGGCGTGCGCAAGAAGTCGGTGCGCCAGAAGCTCAACGTGATCGCCAGCGAGTTCAAGGGCCGCAACGTGCTGCTGGTCGACGACTCGATCGTGCGCGGCACCACCAGCCGCGAGATCGTGCAGATGGCACGCGATGCCGGCGCCCGCAAGGTCTACCTGGCCAGCGCCGCGCCGCCGGTGCGCTACCCCAACGTCTACGGCATCGACATGCCGACCAAGGACGAGCTGGTGGCGCACGACCGCACCGTCGAAGAAATCCGCGAACTGATCGGTTGCGACGCGCTGATCTACCAGGACGTCGACGCCATGAAGCGCGCCATCGGCTCGCTCAACACCAAGCTCGACGGCTTCGACGCCTCGTGCTTCGACGGCGTCTACGTGACCGGCGACATCGACACCGACGCCATCTCGCGCATGAACGGCAACCGTCCCCGCGTCGAGGAGACCGAAGAAGATTCTTCGCGTCTCGCGCTCCCCAACCACAGCGAGTGA
- the ppnP gene encoding pyrimidine/purine nucleoside phosphorylase has product MTTTTDTLNSAAVATKANVYFDGKCVSHSLTLADGTKKSVGVILPATLTFNTGAPEIMEGTAGSCEYLLSGTSEWVASGPGQKFSVPGNSSFQIRVSGEPYSYICHFG; this is encoded by the coding sequence ATGACGACGACTACCGACACTCTGAACAGCGCCGCAGTGGCCACCAAGGCCAATGTGTACTTCGACGGCAAATGCGTGAGCCACAGCCTCACGCTCGCGGACGGCACGAAGAAATCGGTCGGCGTGATCCTGCCGGCCACCCTCACCTTCAACACCGGCGCCCCCGAGATCATGGAAGGCACCGCCGGCAGCTGCGAATACCTGCTGTCGGGCACCAGCGAATGGGTGGCCTCGGGCCCCGGGCAGAAGTTCAGCGTGCCGGGCAACTCCAGCTTCCAGATCCGCGTGAGCGGCGAGCCCTACAGCTACATCTGCCATTTCGGCTGA
- a CDS encoding O-succinylhomoserine sulfhydrylase yields MTDERTLPPGLHRDTLALRTGLAPSQHGEHSEALFLTSGFVQPDAETSARRFAGTEAGFTYSRTSNPTVASFEQRLAALEGTEAAIGASTGMGAILMMCMGLLKAGDHVICSRSVFGSTLNLFGKEFAKFGVETTFVSQTDVAEWRAALKPNTKLLFAETPTNPLTEVCDIRALADLAHGAGALLTVDNCFCTPVLQRPAELGADLIIHSGTKYLDGQGRVMAGAICGPSKLIVDVFGPVVRTAGMALSPFNAWVVLKGMETLGIRMQAQCANALAVAKWLEAQPGIARVYYPGLASHPQHELAMRQQAGQGGAVVSFDVVGNDPETARANAFHVINSTRVVSIATNLGDTKTIITHPGTTSHGRLTEVQRQAAGISQGLIRLAVGLEYIDDITADLQRGLSTLTT; encoded by the coding sequence GTGACCGACGAACGAACCCTGCCGCCCGGACTGCATCGCGACACGCTCGCGCTGCGCACCGGGCTGGCGCCGAGCCAGCACGGCGAGCACTCCGAGGCGCTGTTCCTGACGAGCGGCTTCGTGCAGCCCGATGCCGAAACCTCGGCGCGCCGCTTTGCGGGCACCGAAGCGGGCTTCACCTATTCGCGCACGTCCAACCCGACGGTGGCGAGCTTCGAGCAGCGCCTTGCGGCGCTCGAAGGCACCGAGGCCGCCATCGGCGCATCGACGGGCATGGGCGCGATCCTCATGATGTGCATGGGCCTGCTGAAGGCCGGCGATCATGTGATCTGCTCGCGCTCGGTGTTCGGCTCCACGCTGAACCTGTTCGGCAAGGAGTTCGCCAAGTTCGGTGTGGAAACCACTTTCGTCTCGCAGACCGACGTGGCGGAATGGCGTGCTGCGCTGAAGCCCAACACGAAGTTGCTGTTCGCCGAAACCCCGACGAATCCGCTGACCGAGGTGTGCGACATCCGTGCGCTCGCCGATCTGGCACACGGCGCGGGCGCGCTGCTGACCGTGGACAACTGCTTCTGCACGCCGGTGCTGCAGCGCCCCGCCGAACTGGGCGCCGATCTCATCATCCATTCGGGCACCAAGTACCTCGACGGCCAGGGCCGAGTGATGGCTGGCGCGATCTGCGGGCCATCGAAGCTCATCGTCGACGTGTTCGGCCCCGTGGTGCGCACTGCCGGCATGGCGCTGTCGCCGTTCAATGCGTGGGTCGTGCTCAAGGGCATGGAAACGCTGGGCATCCGCATGCAGGCGCAGTGCGCGAACGCGCTGGCCGTTGCGAAATGGCTCGAAGCGCAGCCGGGCATCGCACGCGTCTATTACCCGGGGCTCGCCTCGCATCCGCAGCACGAACTGGCGATGCGCCAGCAGGCGGGGCAGGGCGGGGCGGTCGTGTCCTTCGACGTGGTCGGCAACGACCCCGAGACGGCGCGCGCCAATGCCTTCCACGTGATCAACAGCACGCGCGTGGTCAGCATCGCGACCAACCTCGGCGACACCAAGACCATCATCACGCACCCCGGCACGACCTCGCACGGACGCCTCACCGAAGTGCAGCGCCAGGCCGCAGGCATCAGCCAGGGGCTGATCCGCCTCGCGGTCGGCCTGGAGTACATCGACGACATCACGGCCGACCTGCAACGCGGCCTGAGCACCCTGACAACCTGA